One Beggiatoa leptomitoformis DNA segment encodes these proteins:
- a CDS encoding YhdP family protein: MFFRYSLFFICFLRKTILVISGLFAVGIFIVYLLFPYSTYYKTDIEQWLSEQLQQSVTIGQLETRWLEGQPVLHLEQVQLKNTHNKASFIIQSVDVFFNLWASITEKTAITAEIRLHIPQLAVTSDTAGQFSIAGFPLPATTTTNDPDYSPHWLQWLWQQAFVVVKVDNFSESSATNPPVTFSALTLRLTPQDTQQQIQLALTIPSQPRFPLATTHITLVGMMQLQTTRLPDIQVHFALQPQKTSTRLQGAMQFTQSPDASQRLTINALQLQTTQHKWLLPNIYLHQHQQKIDVNLRPFSVTILSPLLDFLPLNNPLRQTIAQAHFSGELDDINAHYSPALGWVLLTDFKNLSIQWLNTLPRLINARGQIKLAETQGYLALQQAGLALHNTDWFSQGLVVNQLQGEWSWYRTAEAWQWATTGFRVADAFTSVKLIGNITLPLKSKIPSSDLQLTIEKGQVNQAYRYVPDKLVPITSAWLKKALVSGVIESAQIDIRGRWDALFTDKNPLWRVSAQIDNAYLQYGEQYPPIEKISAELTMHGREMVITANKGLIFTSQLQAVTVIIDDIAAKIPVLTIMGEMSGSVADGLRFLQDSPLHKTVVLGDELQLAGELGLKLDMQLPLAANVPATTRGELRFRHTDFTHKRLNITLRQLQGSVFFDDNSLLAQKLQGFLYDMPISLAFQENRQAVPKRIQAQLSGRADANFIRQQLSALNSSLADLPYHQWFTGETTWQAALDLPVQAKANSEQQITITSDLKGLAVQLPAPLAKKASKNQPLYINTTRNQLTIRYGDIFNALLQLDEQGIEQGSIYFGAEKAILPATQKLQIQGELSEFSLLAWQELLNTLPQGNMARALPLDTNLVIEQLSGLGYETTGLILDAQYKKPLLQMQVKNSQIDGQIKWDETQKQLNIDFNELYLTADNSTASKNPQLSKKPNYHLNPHDLPSIAFHADDLHLGQVRLGNVNFFTRPSTQGLILDLFEAKNAGFSLHVEGEWQAQAQQQRTALQIDLNSTDFSQLMQQLGYTDSPISGGTLQANLRTEWQDTPLRFTLAAAQGQLSLLLVDGHLVDMEPGVGRLLGLFDLQTLPRRLAMDFSDVFAVGFGFNQIFGEFTFKKGIAQTDKVVIQAPAAQVEIKGETDLLKQTYQQQVTVMPHISNTLPIAGTLVGGLGVGAVVMIVQKLLEAEIEKTINYQYIISGDWKNPQITPITKESPAYQKQSEP; the protein is encoded by the coding sequence ATGTTTTTTCGCTATAGCTTATTTTTCATTTGTTTTTTAAGAAAAACCATCCTTGTTATCAGCGGATTATTTGCTGTTGGCATATTCATTGTTTATTTACTGTTTCCCTATAGCACTTACTATAAAACGGACATAGAACAATGGTTATCTGAGCAATTACAACAATCTGTAACCATAGGACAATTAGAAACCCGCTGGCTTGAAGGTCAGCCCGTTTTACATTTAGAACAAGTACAGTTAAAAAATACCCACAACAAGGCAAGTTTTATCATTCAATCGGTTGATGTGTTTTTTAATCTGTGGGCGTCCATCACAGAAAAAACCGCCATCACGGCTGAAATTCGCCTGCATATTCCACAACTAGCCGTTACAAGCGATACAGCAGGGCAATTTTCTATAGCAGGATTTCCCTTACCTGCGACAACCACAACAAACGACCCAGATTATTCACCCCATTGGTTGCAATGGCTTTGGCAGCAAGCATTTGTCGTGGTAAAAGTAGATAATTTTTCAGAATCCTCCGCAACAAATCCTCCCGTCACCTTCTCCGCACTGACATTACGGCTCACCCCACAAGACACGCAACAACAAATACAACTTGCATTAACCATCCCATCACAACCCCGTTTCCCGCTAGCCACCACGCATATAACGCTTGTTGGAATGATGCAATTGCAGACAACCCGCCTGCCCGATATTCAAGTCCATTTTGCGTTACAACCACAAAAGACAAGCACTCGCTTACAAGGTGCGATGCAATTCACCCAATCGCCCGATGCCTCACAACGGCTGACAATAAACGCCTTACAACTGCAAACAACACAACATAAATGGTTATTACCTAATATTTATTTACATCAACATCAACAAAAAATAGATGTCAACCTTCGCCCCTTTTCCGTCACAATTCTTTCACCATTACTTGATTTCTTACCATTAAACAATCCATTACGACAAACAATTGCACAAGCCCATTTCTCAGGGGAATTAGACGACATCAACGCACATTATTCACCTGCGTTAGGCTGGGTACTGCTTACTGATTTTAAAAATTTGTCTATACAATGGCTTAACACATTACCGCGCCTAATTAATGCCCGTGGTCAGATTAAACTGGCGGAAACACAAGGTTATTTAGCCTTACAACAAGCAGGGTTAGCTCTGCATAATACTGATTGGTTTAGTCAAGGATTAGTAGTTAATCAATTACAGGGGGAATGGTCGTGGTATCGCACGGCAGAAGCGTGGCAGTGGGCAACAACAGGTTTTCGGGTCGCTGATGCGTTTACAAGCGTTAAGCTAATTGGCAATATTACCTTGCCCTTAAAAAGCAAAATACCCAGCAGTGATTTACAATTAACGATAGAAAAAGGACAAGTTAATCAAGCCTATCGTTATGTTCCCGATAAACTCGTTCCCATCACCAGTGCTTGGTTAAAAAAAGCCCTCGTCAGTGGTGTTATTGAGTCCGCACAGATTGATATTCGCGGACGATGGGACGCGCTATTTACAGATAAAAATCCGTTATGGCGCGTCAGCGCGCAAATTGATAACGCCTATTTACAGTATGGTGAACAGTATCCACCGATTGAAAAAATTTCTGCTGAATTAACCATGCACGGGCGCGAAATGGTTATTACTGCAAATAAAGGACTTATTTTTACCAGCCAATTGCAAGCAGTAACCGTCATTATCGACGACATTGCGGCAAAAATACCCGTATTGACAATTATGGGGGAAATGTCAGGCAGTGTGGCAGATGGTTTACGGTTTTTACAAGACAGCCCACTCCATAAAACGGTAGTGTTAGGTGATGAATTACAGCTAGCGGGCGAGTTAGGGCTTAAGCTAGATATGCAATTACCACTTGCTGCGAATGTGCCTGCAACCACACGTGGTGAGTTGCGTTTTCGGCATACCGATTTTACGCATAAACGGTTAAATATTACCTTGCGACAATTACAAGGCAGCGTTTTTTTTGATGATAATTCATTATTAGCGCAAAAATTGCAGGGGTTTCTATACGATATGCCCATTAGCCTTGCCTTTCAAGAAAATAGGCAAGCCGTGCCTAAACGTATTCAAGCGCAATTGTCAGGGCGAGCAGATGCCAATTTTATTCGTCAACAACTAAGTGCATTAAATTCAAGCCTTGCTGATTTACCCTATCATCAATGGTTTACTGGGGAAACAACGTGGCAAGCCGCCCTAGATTTACCCGTGCAGGCAAAAGCAAATAGTGAACAGCAAATTACGATTACATCGGATTTAAAAGGCTTAGCGGTACAACTACCTGCACCATTAGCAAAAAAAGCCAGTAAAAATCAGCCGTTGTATATTAATACCACACGTAATCAATTAACGATTCGTTATGGCGATATTTTTAATGCGTTGCTACAACTAGATGAGCAAGGGATTGAACAAGGTAGTATTTATTTTGGTGCAGAAAAAGCAATTTTACCCGCCACACAAAAACTGCAAATACAAGGAGAATTGTCCGAATTTTCTTTACTCGCATGGCAAGAACTACTAAATACCCTCCCACAAGGCAATATGGCACGTGCGCTACCGTTGGATACAAACTTAGTCATTGAACAATTATCAGGATTAGGCTATGAAACAACAGGGTTAATATTGGACGCACAATATAAAAAACCTTTATTACAAATGCAGGTCAAAAATTCACAAATTGATGGACAAATCAAATGGGATGAAACCCAGAAACAATTAAATATTGATTTTAATGAATTATATTTAACAGCGGACAATTCAACCGCATCAAAAAACCCGCAATTATCAAAAAAACCTAACTATCATTTAAATCCTCATGACTTACCTTCAATTGCTTTTCATGCAGATGATCTACACTTAGGACAAGTACGTTTAGGTAATGTTAATTTTTTTACCCGCCCAAGCACACAAGGTTTAATACTAGATTTATTTGAAGCAAAGAATGCGGGTTTTAGTTTGCATGTTGAAGGCGAATGGCAAGCCCAAGCGCAACAACAGCGAACAGCCTTGCAAATTGACTTAAACAGCACCGATTTTAGCCAATTAATGCAACAGCTAGGTTATACCGATTCCCCCATCAGTGGCGGTACATTACAAGCAAATTTACGCACTGAATGGCAAGATACCCCCCTGCGTTTTACGCTGGCGGCGGCGCAAGGACAACTCAGTTTATTATTGGTTGACGGACATTTAGTGGATATGGAACCCGGTGTTGGACGATTGCTAGGCTTATTTGATTTACAAACATTACCACGCCGTTTAGCCATGGATTTTAGTGATGTATTCGCCGTAGGATTTGGTTTTAATCAGATTTTTGGCGAATTTACTTTTAAAAAGGGCATTGCACAAACAGACAAAGTGGTGATTCAAGCACCTGCGGCACAAGTGGAAATTAAAGGCGAAACAGATTTACTTAAACAAACCTATCAACAGCAAGTTACAGTAATGCCACATATTTCCAACACCTTACCTATTGCCGGTACATTAGTTGGTGGCTTAGGGGTTGGTGCGGTGGTGATGATAGTGCAAAAATTACTCGAGGCAGAAATAGAGAAAACAATTAATTATCAATATATAATTTCAGGAGATTGGAAAAATCCACAAATAACACCAATCACGAAAGAATCACCTGCTTATCAAAAACAATCAGAACCATAA
- a CDS encoding response regulator — protein sequence MTDSNDNMAIVTCPDSLMGTLNRQGQWVQLNSIGQRLLGKTVVNLPLSACIHPDDYLLIQQALQQVHLHAPSIAFEARVRHINTEKYIEFAWILCYQTEDTLQVIAAPLMQQHLLAQQAIKQNAQRTEKRYQTIFSNAAVGIALVDKNGYYLDCNERWEQMFGYSVDELRRMKNTDLSPPADRDSVENRLEQMKHGEATDYRVEKRFVHKNGQILWGELSASALRNQQGELESLIGIVVDITERKRAEEALKAAHERLLTVLDSLQSIVYVADLKTNELLYVNKHGQDAFNKLYWQDFFPLTETQYTGRDYYQLLMHDDKPGNVCNTEYQDTITKKWYLIQDSAIHWIDGRWVRLQIATDISDLKHTEEALRINEERYRAIVQDQTELICRYRPDGRINFVNEAYCRYFDKTADELMGECFVPMIIQEDKSRTEEILNHLCRENPVVEIEHRVILPNGEIRWQHWIDRVLYDTNDQVFEYQAVGRDITERKQTEKALVRAKEAAEEATRAKSEFLANMSHEIRTPMNGVMGMTELLLNTTLTVQQREYASIIRNSTNALQTLLNDILDFSKIEAGKLTLEPIPFDLEAATLEIARLLSITASSKGFDLIVRYSPTAPRHVIGDAGRIRQILTNLTGNAVKFTQRGYVFANVDCLEQTADTAIMRFQIQDTGVGIAPDKLDSIFDKFTQADTSTTRKFGGTGLGLAITKQLTTLMNGKISVISDMGKGSMFTVTIPFPLVKTAVEQPQRQQIAMPVSLKNTRVLVVDDNAVNQQVLQEQLESFSIRCDVTNNAKTALAYLENSYLENDPYWLVVLDYLMADMNGELLGEKIREDEKYNNTLLILLSSAGYQYDSHLLQEKGFSAYLLKPLPMRHLRQTLIALWSDYQNKYAQTFIRIDNSQNISTQNNSTVAPHKSTPRVPMGTTVLLVEDNDVNRLVATNMLQELGCQVVEAVNGKIAVEKILDNDCDYNLVLMDVQMPEMDGIEATRLIRELEYADKHLTIVAMTASAMKGDAERCLKAGMDDYISKPITLERITDLVGKYIHLHPIPPQPQASSTQANRDNPVLNQRKILLVEDNEVNNLVATTMLEQLGYQVESVVNGKEAVIICKEKHYDVILMDIRMPVMDGVEATKQIRLQEGDTQHTPIIALTANTQPHEVMHYREVGMNDCLGKPFSLEGLQQILKRYTTTLVPTKKIKTPLVTVSNAPPRQLEQKTTEDESVTKPIKITVENNILPIFDENQLKRAAIGNLVILEKLVQAFRADTPKQLDKLQDALHAQAQKDIERIAHSIKGSARSIGALRLGEVAFNAERTAAQGQLAEVEKLYIRLQEEYTHLENTWDNIEWQRFLI from the coding sequence ATGACAGACTCAAACGATAATATGGCTATCGTGACATGTCCAGACTCATTAATGGGTACATTAAATCGTCAAGGACAATGGGTTCAACTTAACAGTATAGGACAGCGTTTATTGGGAAAAACGGTTGTAAATCTGCCACTATCTGCATGTATTCATCCCGATGATTACCTGTTGATACAACAAGCCTTACAACAAGTTCACCTACATGCGCCTTCTATTGCTTTTGAAGCCCGTGTGCGTCACATCAATACCGAAAAATATATTGAATTTGCATGGATTCTTTGCTACCAGACAGAAGATACGTTGCAAGTCATTGCAGCACCACTCATGCAACAACACTTGTTAGCCCAACAAGCGATTAAACAAAATGCCCAACGCACAGAAAAACGCTACCAAACCATTTTTAGCAATGCGGCTGTCGGCATCGCGCTCGTCGATAAAAACGGATACTACCTAGACTGTAATGAACGCTGGGAACAAATGTTTGGCTATTCAGTTGATGAATTACGGCGGATGAAAAACACCGATTTATCCCCCCCTGCTGACCGTGATTCTGTTGAAAATCGATTGGAACAAATGAAACATGGCGAGGCAACAGATTATCGGGTAGAAAAACGATTTGTTCATAAAAATGGACAAATTTTATGGGGGGAACTGTCCGCCTCTGCCCTACGCAATCAACAGGGAGAGCTAGAATCACTAATAGGCATTGTTGTAGATATTACCGAGCGCAAACGTGCTGAAGAAGCCCTAAAAGCCGCTCATGAAAGATTATTAACGGTTTTAGATAGTTTACAATCAATAGTTTATGTTGCAGATTTAAAAACAAATGAATTACTTTATGTCAATAAACACGGGCAAGATGCATTTAACAAATTATATTGGCAAGACTTTTTCCCACTCACAGAAACCCAATACACAGGACGGGATTATTATCAGTTACTGATGCACGATGATAAACCGGGTAATGTTTGCAATACCGAGTATCAAGATACAATCACAAAAAAATGGTATTTAATACAAGACAGTGCCATCCATTGGATTGATGGACGCTGGGTGCGTTTACAAATTGCAACAGACATCAGCGATTTAAAACACACAGAAGAAGCCCTGCGTATTAATGAAGAACGCTATCGCGCTATTGTTCAAGACCAAACAGAATTAATCTGTCGTTATCGCCCTGACGGACGGATTAACTTTGTGAATGAAGCCTATTGTCGTTATTTTGATAAAACTGCGGATGAACTCATGGGTGAATGTTTTGTACCCATGATTATTCAAGAAGATAAATCAAGAACTGAAGAAATTTTAAATCATTTATGCCGTGAAAACCCCGTCGTCGAAATTGAACACCGCGTGATTCTACCCAATGGCGAAATTCGTTGGCAACACTGGATAGACCGCGTTTTATATGATACTAACGATCAAGTTTTTGAATACCAAGCAGTCGGACGCGATATTACCGAACGTAAACAAACAGAAAAAGCCCTAGTCCGCGCAAAAGAAGCCGCCGAAGAAGCCACAAGAGCAAAAAGCGAATTTCTTGCCAATATGAGCCATGAAATCCGTACCCCCATGAATGGCGTAATGGGCATGACGGAATTACTCCTAAATACGACTTTAACAGTACAACAACGTGAATATGCCTCTATTATTCGCAATTCTACCAATGCGTTACAAACATTACTTAATGATATTTTAGACTTTTCTAAAATTGAAGCAGGCAAATTAACCCTAGAACCAATCCCCTTTGACTTAGAAGCCGCAACCCTAGAAATTGCGCGCTTACTATCCATTACCGCATCAAGTAAAGGCTTTGATTTAATCGTTCGTTACTCCCCAACTGCACCGCGCCATGTGATTGGCGATGCAGGACGCATACGCCAAATCCTAACAAATTTAACAGGTAATGCCGTTAAGTTTACCCAACGCGGCTATGTTTTTGCCAATGTCGACTGTCTTGAACAAACCGCTGACACAGCCATTATGCGCTTTCAAATTCAAGACACAGGCGTAGGCATTGCACCAGATAAATTAGACAGTATTTTTGACAAATTCACCCAAGCAGATACATCTACTACGCGCAAATTTGGTGGTACAGGTTTAGGGCTTGCCATCACAAAACAGCTAACAACCCTGATGAATGGAAAAATAAGCGTTATCAGTGATATGGGCAAAGGCTCAATGTTTACGGTAACGATACCCTTCCCCTTGGTTAAAACGGCTGTTGAACAACCTCAACGCCAACAGATTGCAATGCCTGTTTCCCTAAAAAATACCCGCGTGTTAGTTGTGGATGATAACGCGGTTAATCAACAAGTTTTACAAGAACAACTAGAAAGCTTTTCCATTCGTTGTGATGTTACCAATAACGCAAAAACCGCACTCGCCTACTTAGAAAACAGCTATTTAGAAAATGACCCCTACTGGTTGGTTGTTTTAGATTATTTAATGGCAGACATGAATGGTGAATTACTCGGCGAAAAAATCAGAGAAGATGAAAAATATAACAACACTTTATTGATATTACTTTCCTCAGCGGGCTATCAATATGACAGCCATCTTCTTCAAGAAAAAGGCTTTTCTGCTTATTTATTAAAACCACTTCCCATGCGACATCTAAGACAAACACTTATTGCGCTATGGTCAGATTATCAAAATAAATATGCACAAACCTTTATTAGAATTGATAATTCTCAAAATATTTCTACCCAAAATAATTCAACCGTAGCCCCACACAAATCAACCCCTCGTGTTCCCATGGGAACAACTGTATTACTTGTAGAAGATAATGATGTTAATCGCCTAGTTGCAACTAACATGTTACAAGAATTGGGTTGTCAAGTGGTTGAAGCGGTTAACGGCAAAATAGCCGTAGAAAAAATATTAGACAATGATTGCGACTACAACCTTGTACTAATGGATGTACAAATGCCTGAAATGGATGGGATTGAAGCGACTCGCTTGATTCGGGAACTAGAATATGCAGATAAACACCTAACCATTGTCGCCATGACAGCCAGCGCGATGAAAGGGGACGCGGAACGTTGTTTAAAAGCAGGTATGGATGACTATATTTCCAAACCCATAACCCTAGAACGTATCACCGATTTAGTCGGCAAATATATTCACTTACACCCCATTCCCCCCCAACCACAGGCATCCTCTACACAGGCTAACAGAGATAATCCTGTGTTAAACCAACGGAAAATTCTGCTTGTAGAAGATAATGAAGTCAACAACCTCGTCGCAACAACCATGCTAGAACAGCTAGGTTATCAAGTAGAATCTGTTGTCAATGGCAAGGAAGCCGTGATAATTTGCAAAGAAAAACATTATGATGTCATTCTAATGGATATCAGAATGCCTGTGATGGACGGTGTAGAAGCTACCAAACAAATTCGCTTGCAAGAAGGCGATACGCAACATACCCCCATTATTGCACTCACCGCTAACACCCAACCGCATGAAGTAATGCACTACCGTGAAGTCGGTATGAATGACTGTTTAGGAAAACCTTTTTCGCTAGAAGGGTTACAACAAATCCTCAAACGATATACGACAACGCTCGTACCAACCAAAAAAATTAAAACACCCTTAGTAACCGTTAGTAATGCCCCCCCACGACAGCTAGAACAAAAAACCACCGAAGATGAATCTGTTACCAAACCCATTAAAATAACAGTAGAAAATAATATTCTGCCTATTTTTGATGAAAACCAACTCAAACGAGCCGCGATTGGTAATCTCGTTATTTTAGAAAAATTGGTTCAAGCCTTTCGTGCAGATACACCAAAACAACTGGACAAACTACAAGATGCCTTACACGCACAGGCACAAAAAGATATAGAACGCATCGCCCATTCCATCAAAGGCAGTGCTAGAAGCATAGGCGCGCTACGATTGGGTGAAGTTGCTTTTAATGCCGAACGCACGGCAGCACAAGGACAATTAGCCGAAGTAGAAAAACTCTACATCCGCCTACAAGAGGAATATACCCACTTAGAAAACACGTGGGATAACATAGAATGGCAACGTTTTTTAATTTAA